Proteins from one Bufo gargarizans isolate SCDJY-AF-19 chromosome 8, ASM1485885v1, whole genome shotgun sequence genomic window:
- the LOC122945444 gene encoding hemoglobin subunit alpha-5-like — protein MTFSEAEKAAITSIWAKVAGHADDIGAEALERLFLSFPQTKTYFSHFDLSSNSKDLHSHGGKVLKAIGNAAQHLDDLDHALSTLSDLHAQKLRVDPGNFRLLSHAIQVTLAAHLPGEFNAVAQAAWDKFLSAVSSVLVSKYR, from the exons ATGACTTTCTCTGAAGCTGAGAAGGCAGCCATCACCTCCATCTGGGCCAAGGTTGCTGGCCATGCTGATGACATTGGAGCAGAGGCTCTGGAAAG GCTCTTCCTGAGTTTCCCTCAGACCAAAACCTATTTCAGCCACTTCGACCTGAGCTCTAACTCCAAGGATCTCCATAGCCATGGAGGAAAAGTTCTGAAGGCCATTGGTAATGCTGCCCAGCACCTGGATGACCTTGACCATGCTCTGTCTACCCTCAGTGATCTGCATGCCCAGAAGCTCAGGGTTGACCCTGGCAACTTCAGG CTGCTGTCCCATGCCATCCAGGTGACTTTGGCTGCCCACTTGCCTGGTGAATTCAATGCCGTTGCTCAGGCTGCTTGGGACAAATTCCTGTCTGCTGTGTCCTCTGTCCTGGTGTCCAAGTACAGATAA
- the LOC122945716 gene encoding pollen-specific leucine-rich repeat extensin-like protein 2, giving the protein MVTGYGNFEPPVQTSWCVVRQPFFKFSAATMSRFNVEKLITLVQERPELWDIRANSYCDRVKKEASWEQVARSLRKHEWAKADSRGRAELVKQTKTRWASCRDQFRREVSNKGRSGEGTSKKRAYIYTAQLQFLRPVMDLRPTVDSLDPSADSETSGSETPAVFSPATSPAPTPAEDPEDSTQSQGPQPLSSPPRIVQPQPRHRRRVPPSSSVPESREVIDARVIDFLAQRRSDGKEEKLLRGLGPLLQQVPANEQPDCMACLNMVIKMFTCPNHGDLIGPLHALKLQVENAGQQPNPAPYSFPPQPTQGPSYAPPPSPVPSTSGAYSSWGPAPLPAPITNWCPNTGPG; this is encoded by the exons ATGGTCACAGGATATGGTAATTTCGAGCCTCCTGTGCAGACAAGCTGgtgtgtggtgaggcagccatttTTCAAGTTTTCAGCAGCCACCATGTCAAGGTTTAATGTAGAAAAGTTGATaaccctggtccaggagaggcccgaaCTTTGGGACATCCGGGCCAACTCGTATTGCGACCGGGTTAAAAAGGAGGCCTCATGGGAACAAGTGGCCCGGAGCCTACGCAAGCATGAATGGGCCAAAGCGGATAGCCGAGGTCGTGCTGAATTAG TCAAGCAAACCAAAACAAGATGGGCGAGTTGCCGCGACCAATTCCGGCGAGAGGTTAGCAACAAAGGCCGGAGTGGGGAAGGAACCTCAAAAAAACGGGCCTACATATACACTGCCCAGCTGCAGTTCTTAAGGCCAGTaatggatttgaggcc aactgtggacagtctggatccctCGGCTGATTCCGAGACGTCTGGGAGTGAGACCCCTGCGGTTTTCTCCCCCGCCACAAGTCCTGCTCCCACGCCGGCTGAGGACCCCGAGGACTCCACCCAGAGCCAAGGCCCCCAACCACTATCCAGTCCACCGCGGATAGTTCAACCCCAGCCCAGACATCGCCGCCGTGTCCCTCCCTCTTCCTctgtgccagagagtcgggaAGTAATTGATGCCCGAGTCATCGATtttctggcccagaggaggagtgatggcaaGGAGGAGAAACTGTTGAGGGGACTGGGGCCGCTACTGCAGCAGGTCCCTGCGAATGAGCAGCCAGACTGCATGGCTTGCTTAAATATGGTCATAAAAATGTTTACTTGCCCCAACCATGGAGACCTCATTGGGCCATTGCATGCATTGAAACTCCAGGTTGAAAATGCAGGCCAGCAGCCAAATCCTGCCCCATATTCATTCCCACCCCAACCCACCCAAGGCCCTtcttatgccccccccccttccccagtaccTTCCACCTCAGGGGCCTATTCATCCTGGGGGCCAGCCCCTTTACCAGCCCCAATTACCAACTGGTGCCCCAACACAGGCCCAGGTTAG